One segment of Amycolatopsis alba DSM 44262 DNA contains the following:
- a CDS encoding MFS transporter, translated as MDAQAPPLHRNRDFVLLWTGSAVSILGSNVSNVAYPLLVLALTGSAADAGLTGFVSLLPQLLFQMPAGALVDRFDRKRTMIYCDLLCALALSTVVAALLFGRLTLPHILVVGFLEGTFAVCYRLAAAAAVPNVVDTSQVAQALAHNEARRRGAAMLGKPLGGMLFGLSRSAPFVFDVASYLVSVVTLGLIRKDFQVQRDTTDRRPRGAEFTEGAVWLWRQPFLRTTTFLIAGSNLLFQALFLVVIVIATDHGASPSIIGVMLGIIAVGGVLGSLLAPAAAKRLSLKTVVIGANWVWLLLVPLLALVTEPLLLGTVFAAMAFVGPLWNVAISAYQLDITPDHIRGRVLAAAGMIAFGAVPLGSLIGGVLLSKAGATTTVWLFTLWMAALALTTVISPAVRSAPKLVDTPLPTPTKR; from the coding sequence ATGGATGCCCAGGCGCCGCCGCTGCACCGAAACCGCGACTTCGTTCTGCTGTGGACCGGATCGGCGGTGTCGATCCTGGGCTCGAACGTGTCCAACGTGGCCTACCCGCTGCTGGTCCTCGCCCTGACCGGCTCGGCGGCCGACGCCGGTCTCACCGGATTCGTCTCGCTGCTGCCTCAGCTGCTCTTCCAGATGCCCGCGGGTGCGCTGGTCGACCGATTCGATCGCAAGCGGACGATGATCTACTGCGATCTCCTGTGTGCCCTGGCGCTGAGCACCGTCGTGGCGGCCCTGCTGTTCGGTCGGCTGACCCTGCCGCACATCCTCGTCGTCGGCTTCCTCGAAGGCACCTTCGCGGTGTGCTACCGCTTGGCCGCCGCGGCCGCCGTGCCCAACGTGGTCGACACGTCCCAGGTCGCCCAGGCGCTGGCCCACAACGAGGCCCGCCGCCGGGGCGCGGCCATGCTGGGCAAGCCGCTCGGCGGGATGCTGTTCGGCCTCAGCCGCTCGGCACCGTTCGTGTTCGACGTCGCCAGCTACCTGGTTTCGGTGGTGACCCTCGGGCTGATCCGCAAGGACTTCCAGGTCCAGCGCGACACCACTGACCGGCGGCCGAGGGGGGCCGAGTTCACCGAAGGCGCCGTCTGGTTGTGGCGGCAACCGTTCCTCCGGACGACCACGTTCCTGATCGCCGGCAGCAACCTGCTGTTCCAGGCGCTGTTCCTGGTGGTGATCGTGATCGCGACCGACCACGGCGCTTCCCCGTCGATCATCGGTGTCATGCTCGGCATCATCGCGGTCGGCGGGGTGCTCGGCTCGCTGCTCGCCCCCGCGGCGGCGAAACGGCTGTCGCTCAAGACGGTCGTGATCGGTGCGAACTGGGTCTGGCTCCTGCTGGTCCCGCTGCTGGCGCTGGTGACGGAGCCGCTCCTGCTGGGTACGGTGTTCGCGGCGATGGCGTTCGTCGGTCCACTGTGGAATGTGGCGATCTCGGCCTACCAGCTCGACATCACCCCGGACCACATCCGGGGCCGGGTGCTCGCCGCCGCGGGCATGATCGCCTTCGGGGCCGTCCCGCTCGGCTCGCTGATCGGCGGCGTCCTGCTGAGCAAGGCAGGCGCCACCACGACGGTGTGGCTGTTCACCCTGTGGATGGCGGCGCTGGCCCTGACGACCGTGATCAGCCCGGCCGTCCGGTCGGCACCGAAACTGGTGGACACCCCTCTGCCCACTCCAACGAAGCGGTAG
- the sbnA gene encoding 2,3-diaminopropionate biosynthesis protein SbnA, with amino-acid sequence MDLNEDEPAGVLATIGATPLVELTRLYPSAGFRLFAKLEGHNPGGSSKDRAALSMLAGEIRAGRLVAGRSVVVESSSGNLGIGMAQVCRYYGIRFICVVDPRTSKQNLAIMRALGAEIEMIEHADPVTGDYLPVRLGRIRELTERLEHAYWPNQYSNPGNPAAHRNTMREIVGQVPGVLDFLFCATSSCGTLRGCAEYARANDLPVTIVAVDAAGSAIFADTPGPRLIPGHGAAVRPGHHADDLADLVVHVADLDSVRGCRRLAAREAILAGGSSGAVVAAVHSVRELVPPGATCAIVLPDRGERYLDTIYDDAWVTTHFGGVPTDEPERVLTRY; translated from the coding sequence ATGGACCTGAATGAGGACGAACCGGCGGGTGTGCTCGCCACGATCGGCGCGACACCGCTGGTCGAACTGACCAGGCTCTACCCGTCGGCCGGGTTCCGGCTGTTCGCCAAGCTGGAGGGCCACAATCCCGGCGGCAGCAGCAAGGACCGCGCCGCACTGTCCATGCTCGCCGGCGAGATCCGCGCGGGACGGCTCGTCGCGGGGCGTTCGGTGGTGGTCGAGTCGAGCTCGGGCAACCTGGGGATCGGGATGGCCCAGGTGTGCCGGTACTACGGGATCCGGTTCATCTGCGTGGTGGATCCCCGTACCAGCAAGCAGAATCTCGCGATCATGCGCGCGCTGGGCGCGGAGATCGAGATGATCGAGCACGCCGATCCGGTCACCGGCGACTACCTGCCGGTCCGCCTCGGCCGCATTCGCGAGCTGACCGAACGTCTCGAACACGCCTACTGGCCGAACCAGTACTCCAACCCCGGCAACCCGGCGGCGCATCGGAACACCATGCGCGAGATCGTCGGGCAGGTGCCGGGGGTACTCGACTTCCTGTTCTGCGCCACCAGTTCCTGCGGGACACTGCGCGGCTGCGCCGAATACGCGCGGGCCAACGACCTGCCGGTGACCATCGTGGCCGTCGACGCCGCAGGCAGCGCCATTTTCGCCGACACTCCGGGCCCCCGGCTGATCCCTGGACACGGTGCCGCCGTCCGCCCCGGTCACCATGCGGACGACTTGGCCGACCTGGTCGTACACGTCGCCGATCTGGACAGTGTGCGCGGCTGCCGCCGCCTCGCCGCCCGCGAAGCGATCCTCGCGGGCGGTTCGTCCGGTGCGGTGGTCGCGGCCGTGCACAGCGTGCGCGAGCTGGTGCCACCCGGCGCGACCTGCGCGATCGTCCTGCCCGATCGGGGCGAGCGGTATCTCGACACGATCTACGACGACGCCTGGGTCACGACCCATTTCGGCGGTGTCCCCACGGACGAGCCCGAGCGGGTCCTGACGCGTTATTGA
- a CDS encoding MbtH family protein, which translates to MREEQTDQRAYLVVVNDEEQYSIWPSDRDLPAGWRAEGERGGREECLARIAEVWTDMRPLSLRRQLDPTAG; encoded by the coding sequence ATGCGCGAGGAGCAGACCGACCAGCGTGCTTACCTGGTCGTGGTCAACGACGAGGAGCAGTACTCGATCTGGCCGTCCGACCGTGACCTTCCGGCGGGTTGGCGTGCCGAGGGGGAGCGCGGCGGCCGCGAGGAGTGTCTCGCCCGTATCGCCGAGGTGTGGACCGACATGCGGCCTTTGAGCCTGCGCCGTCAGCTCGATCCGACAGCGGGCTGA
- a CDS encoding TauD/TfdA family dioxygenase produces the protein MTAVPSVQERALPLVMTPGQGKESLTAGRAAIRDKLLEHGAVLLRGFGIDDVDGFDTTVRTLAGPPLTYQERSSPRSTIKGQVYTSTDYPEAEEIFLHNENSYQAAWPLSLFFYCVRPPDTLGATPLADTRRILAAIDPAVRAEFEARGWMVTRNFTDSFGLPWQQTFNTTDRDEVTAYCARNGVETEWLDRNGLRTRARRQAVHRHPVTGEAVWFNHLTFFHVTTLAEDVCAGLRAMLAEEDLPTNTYYGDGGTIPDEVVAHLRDCYRAASRRFDWQRGDVLMVDNMLSSHGREPFTGPRKIAVAMAEPSTGENGTKG, from the coding sequence ATGACCGCTGTACCGTCCGTGCAGGAACGTGCCCTGCCCCTCGTGATGACGCCAGGCCAGGGCAAGGAGTCGCTCACGGCCGGCCGCGCCGCGATCCGGGACAAGCTGCTCGAACACGGCGCCGTGTTGCTGCGCGGGTTCGGCATCGACGACGTCGACGGGTTCGACACCACCGTCCGCACCCTGGCAGGCCCGCCGCTGACCTACCAGGAGCGCTCGTCGCCCCGCAGCACGATCAAGGGGCAGGTGTACACCTCGACGGACTATCCGGAAGCCGAGGAGATCTTCCTGCACAACGAGAACTCCTACCAGGCCGCCTGGCCGCTGAGCCTGTTCTTCTACTGCGTGCGGCCGCCGGACACCCTCGGCGCGACGCCGCTCGCCGACACCCGGCGGATCCTCGCCGCGATCGATCCCGCCGTACGGGCGGAGTTCGAGGCCAGGGGCTGGATGGTGACGCGGAACTTCACCGACTCGTTCGGGTTGCCGTGGCAGCAGACCTTCAACACCACCGACCGCGACGAGGTCACGGCCTACTGCGCGCGCAACGGCGTCGAGACCGAATGGCTCGACCGGAACGGGCTGCGCACCAGGGCCCGTCGCCAGGCCGTGCACCGGCACCCGGTCACGGGCGAGGCCGTGTGGTTCAACCATCTCACGTTCTTCCACGTGACGACGCTGGCCGAGGACGTCTGCGCGGGGTTGCGCGCCATGCTCGCCGAAGAAGACCTGCCGACCAACACCTACTACGGCGACGGCGGCACCATTCCCGACGAGGTCGTGGCCCACCTGCGGGACTGCTACCGGGCCGCGTCCCGGCGTTTCGACTGGCAACGCGGCGACGTGCTGATGGTCGACAACATGCTCTCCTCACACGGCCGTGAACCGTTCACCGGCCCCCGGAAGATCGCCGTGGCCATGGCCGAACCTTCGACCGGCGAAAACGGCACGAAAGGCTGA
- a CDS encoding non-ribosomal peptide synthetase, giving the protein MASGDVHPLSSAQEQLWFIDQLRSGAAIEHLLSATLRLRGDLDVEALTAALTEIAARHAVLRSRFDTVDGTAVQVVTAPAPVNPSIVDISGQSPSEREASLREIRLRDLRTPIDLRTEPPWRVTLVRLAVDEAVLLIAVHHIAFDGLSWSVLARELDAFYGATKLPEPGLQHHDALRRRERRATDDGLAYWTDRLAGLVPLELPADRPRPARWAAEGDSVDFIVPSALAEKLRELGRTHRATPFMVYLAAYQLLLARYSGQDDIAVGVSVSTRRPDELSLIGMFLNTLVLRGDLSGDPSFEELLGQARKSALEAYAHQDVPFDQVIARLEPERDPSRNPVFQAGIAWYDARRQPYRLPGLDVSLCPPLWAASAFDLSLHLAQFADGSVQGQLIYPTSLFDRARIDRMAANYLRLLEEIAAAPEDPAHLLELVAESEQDRLRSFGTAATVTAGQSLPELFFDRAARAPRSVAVVSDVDELSYGELAERVSALAAYLRQQGVGTETPVGVALDRGTDLVVTLLAILTAGGTYVPLPPDHPAERLRQVVADTGATLVLSHSTVDVELPDALTRIDLDEHRDAIARHTLAERPAIHGAQIAYVVHTSGSTGRPKGVAVTHDGIRNRVLWSVRTQLTAADRVLQKTTIGFDASLWELLAPFAAGATLVMAPPGAHRDPAAMAGAIVRHGATVLQLVPSVLRLLLDEPGFTECASLRLICSAGEALPASLCRRLTTLLDVELENTYGPTECAIDVTAWRYRRDDQDGTVPIGTPLSGTRVFVVDASERLVPIGVPGELCVSGAGLARGYVDRPLQTARQFTPHPYPSIPGERWYRTGDLVHWRQDGVLEFVGRVDDQVKINGVRIEPAEIEAALCAHPGVTAAAVLPHRTPAGDTTLVAYAVPADGTMPADLHEHLAGRLPSPMIPPVVHALDALPLGPNGKLDRAALPAPDGIPESASDDHTAPGTPTEKLVAAAMAELLGVGHVGVRADFFALGGHSLLAIRLVLKLRREFGGELTVGELFDDRTVERLAARLDASSTGAAFSAIQPVPRDGGLPLSFAQQRMWFLDQLDPGSVEYLVPLALRLSGPLSVKTFQHALDRLAARHEVLRTRYVDRNGEPVQIVDPPGPVAFRLVDLTGEPDAARELLRQVSGRPFNLEREHPLRVTVIRVAEDEHLVALTLHHIAFDAWSMAILFRDLNEAHVEPLPVQYADFAAWQRSERSLEDMAGQLRYWRERLAGLTPVELTTDRPRPAQRDPRGDTVSVTVPVPVARAVTELAARQGATPFMTMLAAFHVLLGRYTGRTDVSVGTPVAGRTRQETEELLGLFTNTLVLRADLSGSPTFVELLDQVRRGCTEAFARQDLPFEHLVDALQPDRDLSRNPLFQIMFELENLENRPDTLCGTAVQPIPAGASVAKFDLTVSVQQRDGGELRCVFEYATSLFDRVTIERMAGHYLSLLAGIGAAPEGELAELDVLGEDERRRLLHDWSDPDHERLSTLDPAGEHSLCVPELVERQAAHRPEAVAVVCGGQQLTYAELNARANRFARLLRSRGAGPETVVGVCLERSLDAVVVLLGVLKSGGGYAPFDPRHPADRLDFMLTDAGARLVVTTREFAGRFGDREVVAVDGVDWSDGDGTDLEPRPDPRTLAYLIYTSGSTGRPKGVMTEHRSYAHHCRVIADAYTIGSDDRVVLLSALTFDVSMDQIGATLLAGATIVVSDPLFWTPAELPARLAEQGVTIIDTTPAYYREAMRYGPDLLAGLRLMNVGADVVTVDDARMWADSGLPGRFLCSYGPTEATICSVLHPVTGELDGQPAGAAMPLGRTVAGTRAYVVDADLRLVPTGVPGELCLGGVRLARGYHNDPARTAERFVPDPFGPPGARLYRTGDLVRHRPDGTIEFLGRIDHQVKIRGLRIELGEVEAALLRHPGVDAAVVVTAADPSGAPLLAAYVVGEPGADTLREHLRTLLPEYMVPARWAKLPALPLTASGKVDRKALPAAELTASGTGPAEAPRGPAEQLITDIWREVLGVDRIGVTDDFFALGGHSLLATRVLAELRTAFAVELPLRRLFEATTVAELARAVTQALEDEIAGLSDDEVAQLLAGEPT; this is encoded by the coding sequence GTGGCAAGCGGTGACGTCCACCCGTTGTCGTCGGCGCAGGAACAGCTGTGGTTCATCGACCAGCTGCGTTCCGGCGCGGCCATCGAGCATCTGCTGTCCGCGACCCTGCGGCTGCGTGGTGACCTCGACGTCGAGGCACTGACCGCGGCCTTGACGGAGATCGCGGCGCGGCACGCGGTATTACGGTCCCGGTTCGACACGGTGGACGGTACCGCGGTGCAGGTCGTCACGGCTCCGGCGCCGGTCAATCCATCCATTGTGGACATCTCGGGCCAGTCGCCGTCCGAGCGGGAGGCGAGCCTGCGGGAGATCCGGCTGCGCGATCTGCGCACCCCGATCGACCTGCGCACGGAACCGCCGTGGCGGGTCACCCTCGTCCGGCTGGCCGTCGACGAAGCGGTCCTGCTGATCGCCGTGCACCACATCGCCTTCGACGGCTTGTCCTGGAGCGTGCTGGCCAGGGAACTCGACGCGTTCTACGGCGCGACGAAGCTGCCGGAGCCGGGTCTTCAGCACCACGATGCCCTGCGCCGCCGCGAGCGGAGAGCCACTGACGACGGGCTCGCGTACTGGACGGATCGGCTCGCCGGGCTCGTCCCGCTCGAACTGCCCGCCGACCGGCCCCGACCGGCACGATGGGCGGCCGAGGGCGACTCCGTCGATTTCATCGTGCCGTCCGCACTGGCCGAGAAGCTGCGAGAGCTTGGCCGCACCCACCGCGCGACGCCGTTCATGGTGTACCTGGCCGCGTACCAGCTCCTCCTGGCCCGCTATTCGGGACAGGACGACATCGCCGTCGGGGTCTCGGTCTCCACCAGGCGTCCGGACGAGCTGTCCCTGATCGGGATGTTCCTCAACACGCTGGTGCTGCGCGGTGATCTGTCCGGCGACCCGTCCTTTGAGGAGCTTCTGGGGCAGGCACGGAAGTCCGCTCTCGAGGCGTACGCGCACCAGGACGTGCCGTTCGATCAGGTCATCGCCCGGCTGGAGCCGGAGCGCGACCCGTCCCGGAACCCGGTCTTCCAGGCCGGTATCGCTTGGTACGACGCCCGTCGCCAGCCCTATCGGCTACCCGGCCTCGACGTCTCGCTGTGTCCGCCGCTGTGGGCCGCCTCGGCTTTCGACCTGTCGCTGCACCTGGCCCAGTTCGCCGACGGTTCGGTACAGGGTCAGCTCATCTATCCGACGAGCCTGTTCGATCGCGCCAGGATCGACAGGATGGCCGCCAACTACCTCCGGCTGCTCGAAGAGATCGCAGCCGCCCCCGAAGATCCCGCGCATCTGCTCGAACTGGTCGCCGAGTCCGAACAGGACCGGCTGCGTTCCTTCGGCACGGCGGCGACCGTGACGGCAGGACAGTCCTTGCCGGAGTTGTTCTTCGACCGGGCCGCACGAGCTCCACGGTCCGTGGCCGTCGTGTCCGATGTGGACGAATTGAGCTACGGCGAACTCGCCGAACGGGTCAGTGCCTTGGCCGCTTACCTGCGACAGCAGGGCGTCGGCACGGAGACACCCGTCGGCGTCGCGCTGGACCGCGGCACCGACCTGGTCGTCACGCTGCTGGCGATCCTCACCGCGGGCGGCACCTACGTCCCGCTGCCGCCGGACCACCCGGCCGAACGCCTTCGCCAGGTCGTCGCCGACACCGGCGCCACGCTGGTGCTGTCGCACTCCACCGTGGACGTCGAGCTGCCGGACGCGCTCACCAGGATCGATCTGGACGAGCATCGGGACGCCATCGCCCGTCACACGCTCGCCGAGCGCCCGGCGATCCACGGCGCGCAGATCGCCTACGTTGTGCACACGTCGGGTTCGACAGGCAGGCCCAAGGGAGTCGCCGTCACCCACGACGGCATCCGCAACCGGGTCCTGTGGTCGGTCCGCACCCAGCTGACCGCCGCGGACCGGGTCCTGCAGAAGACCACGATCGGGTTCGACGCCTCGCTGTGGGAGCTGCTGGCTCCGTTCGCCGCCGGTGCCACCCTGGTCATGGCGCCGCCTGGCGCCCACCGCGATCCCGCCGCGATGGCCGGGGCGATCGTCCGGCACGGCGCCACGGTCCTGCAACTCGTCCCGTCGGTCCTGCGCCTGCTGCTCGACGAGCCCGGTTTCACCGAGTGCGCGTCGCTGCGCTTGATCTGCTCGGCGGGTGAGGCGCTGCCGGCGTCGCTGTGCCGTCGCCTGACCACGCTGCTCGACGTGGAGCTGGAAAACACCTACGGTCCCACGGAATGCGCCATCGACGTGACCGCGTGGCGGTACCGGCGCGACGACCAGGACGGCACCGTGCCCATCGGCACGCCCCTGTCCGGGACACGGGTGTTCGTCGTGGATGCCTCGGAACGGCTCGTGCCGATCGGGGTGCCGGGCGAGCTGTGTGTCAGCGGCGCCGGGCTCGCCCGCGGCTACGTCGATCGTCCACTTCAGACGGCCCGGCAGTTCACCCCGCATCCCTACCCCTCGATTCCCGGCGAACGCTGGTATCGCACCGGCGATCTGGTTCACTGGCGGCAGGACGGCGTGCTGGAGTTCGTCGGCCGCGTCGACGATCAGGTCAAGATCAACGGTGTGCGGATCGAGCCCGCCGAGATCGAGGCCGCGCTGTGCGCGCATCCGGGTGTCACGGCGGCCGCCGTTCTCCCCCACCGGACACCGGCCGGGGACACCACTCTCGTCGCCTACGCGGTGCCCGCCGACGGAACGATGCCCGCCGACCTGCACGAGCACCTCGCCGGGCGGTTGCCGTCGCCGATGATCCCTCCGGTCGTCCACGCCCTCGACGCACTCCCGCTGGGTCCCAACGGCAAACTCGACCGTGCCGCGCTGCCCGCGCCGGACGGTATCCCCGAGTCCGCTTCGGACGATCACACGGCGCCAGGCACACCGACCGAAAAGCTCGTCGCCGCCGCCATGGCCGAACTGCTCGGGGTCGGGCACGTCGGCGTCCGCGCCGACTTCTTCGCCCTCGGCGGCCACTCGCTTCTCGCCATCCGGCTCGTGCTGAAACTCCGGCGTGAGTTCGGCGGAGAGCTGACGGTCGGCGAGCTGTTCGACGACCGGACCGTCGAACGCCTCGCCGCCCGGCTCGACGCGAGCAGCACCGGAGCCGCCTTCTCGGCGATACAGCCGGTCCCGCGTGACGGCGGCCTGCCGTTGTCGTTCGCCCAGCAGCGGATGTGGTTCCTCGACCAGCTCGACCCCGGCAGCGTCGAGTACCTCGTCCCGCTGGCCCTGCGGCTTTCCGGACCGCTTTCCGTCAAGACGTTCCAGCACGCCCTGGACCGGCTCGCCGCCCGGCACGAGGTACTGCGCACCCGCTACGTCGACCGGAACGGCGAACCCGTGCAGATCGTCGACCCGCCGGGACCGGTCGCGTTCCGCCTCGTCGACCTGACCGGCGAGCCCGACGCGGCCCGCGAACTGCTGCGCCAGGTGTCGGGCCGTCCGTTCAATCTCGAACGCGAGCATCCGCTGCGCGTCACCGTGATCCGGGTGGCCGAGGACGAGCACCTGGTCGCGCTGACCCTGCACCACATCGCCTTCGACGCCTGGTCGATGGCCATCCTGTTCCGCGACCTGAACGAGGCCCACGTCGAGCCGTTGCCCGTCCAGTACGCCGACTTCGCCGCCTGGCAGCGATCCGAACGGTCCCTCGAAGACATGGCCGGTCAGCTCCGGTACTGGCGGGAAAGGCTCGCCGGGCTCACCCCGGTCGAGCTGACCACCGACCGGCCGCGTCCGGCGCAGCGTGACCCGCGCGGGGACACCGTTTCGGTCACCGTCCCGGTTCCGGTCGCCCGTGCGGTGACCGAGCTGGCCGCCCGGCAGGGCGCGACACCGTTCATGACCATGCTCGCCGCGTTCCACGTACTGCTCGGGCGCTACACCGGGCGCACCGACGTCTCGGTCGGCACGCCGGTAGCGGGCCGGACCCGGCAGGAGACCGAAGAACTACTGGGTCTCTTCACCAACACCTTGGTCCTGCGGGCCGATCTGTCGGGTTCGCCGACCTTCGTCGAGCTGCTCGACCAGGTCCGGCGCGGCTGCACCGAGGCATTCGCCCGGCAGGACCTGCCGTTCGAGCATCTCGTCGACGCGTTGCAGCCGGACCGGGACCTCTCCCGCAACCCGCTGTTCCAGATCATGTTCGAGCTGGAGAATCTGGAGAACCGGCCGGACACCTTGTGCGGCACCGCGGTCCAGCCGATCCCGGCCGGCGCCTCGGTCGCCAAGTTCGACCTGACCGTGTCCGTGCAGCAACGCGACGGCGGAGAGCTGCGTTGTGTCTTCGAGTACGCGACCAGCCTGTTCGACCGGGTGACGATCGAGCGGATGGCGGGGCACTACCTGAGTCTGCTGGCGGGCATCGGCGCCGCACCGGAGGGCGAGCTGGCCGAGTTGGACGTTCTCGGCGAAGACGAACGCCGTCGCCTGCTGCACGACTGGTCCGACCCGGATCACGAGCGACTGTCCACTCTGGACCCGGCGGGCGAGCACTCTTTGTGCGTACCCGAACTCGTCGAACGACAGGCAGCACACCGGCCCGAGGCGGTGGCCGTGGTCTGTGGCGGACAGCAGCTGACTTATGCCGAACTGAACGCACGGGCCAACCGGTTCGCCCGGCTGTTGCGATCGCGCGGGGCCGGGCCCGAGACCGTCGTCGGGGTATGCCTGGAGCGTTCGCTCGACGCGGTGGTGGTCCTGCTGGGCGTGCTCAAATCGGGCGGCGGGTACGCCCCGTTCGACCCGCGGCATCCCGCGGACCGGCTCGATTTCATGCTCACCGACGCCGGCGCGCGGCTCGTGGTGACCACCCGCGAGTTCGCCGGGCGTTTCGGCGACCGCGAAGTGGTGGCCGTCGACGGCGTCGACTGGTCCGACGGTGACGGCACGGACCTGGAACCCCGGCCGGATCCGCGCACGCTGGCGTACCTCATCTACACCTCCGGTTCGACCGGGCGGCCTAAGGGCGTCATGACCGAGCACCGGTCCTACGCCCATCACTGCCGCGTGATCGCCGACGCCTACACCATCGGCTCCGACGACCGGGTGGTCCTGTTGTCCGCGCTCACCTTCGACGTGTCCATGGACCAGATCGGCGCGACCCTGCTCGCCGGCGCGACGATCGTGGTGAGCGATCCGCTGTTCTGGACCCCGGCCGAACTGCCGGCCAGGCTCGCCGAACAGGGGGTGACGATCATCGACACCACCCCCGCCTATTACCGCGAGGCGATGCGCTACGGCCCGGATCTGCTGGCAGGCCTGCGCTTGATGAACGTCGGCGCCGACGTGGTCACGGTGGATGACGCCCGGATGTGGGCGGACTCCGGCCTGCCGGGACGGTTCCTGTGCAGCTACGGGCCGACGGAGGCGACCATCTGCTCGGTGCTGCATCCGGTGACCGGTGAACTCGACGGTCAGCCCGCGGGTGCCGCGATGCCGCTCGGCCGCACGGTCGCGGGCACCCGCGCCTACGTCGTGGACGCCGATCTCCGCCTGGTTCCCACCGGGGTCCCCGGAGAGCTGTGCCTCGGCGGGGTACGGCTGGCCCGCGGCTACCACAACGACCCCGCCCGCACCGCCGAGCGGTTCGTCCCGGATCCGTTCGGTCCGCCGGGAGCACGGCTGTACCGCACGGGAGACCTGGTGCGGCACCGTCCGGACGGGACGATCGAGTTCCTCGGGCGCATCGACCATCAGGTCAAGATCCGCGGTCTGCGCATCGAACTCGGGGAGGTCGAGGCGGCCCTGCTGCGGCATCCCGGCGTGGACGCGGCCGTGGTGGTCACCGCGGCGGATCCGTCGGGCGCCCCGCTGCTGGCCGCCTATGTGGTCGGTGAGCCGGGCGCGGACACGTTGCGCGAACATCTGCGCACACTGCTGCCGGAGTACATGGTCCCGGCACGCTGGGCGAAACTCCCCGCCCTGCCGCTGACGGCGAGTGGGAAGGTCGACCGGAAGGCCTTGCCCGCGGCGGAACTGACCGCGTCCGGCACCGGCCCGGCCGAGGCACCCCGTGGCCCGGCCGAACAGCTCATCACCGACATCTGGCGCGAGGTGCTCGGGGTGGACCGGATCGGGGTGACGGACGACTTCTTCGCGCTGGGCGGGCATTCGCTGCTCGCCACGCGCGTTCTCGCCGAGCTGCGGACCGCGTTCGCCGTGGAGCTCCCGCTGCGCCGCCTGTTCGAAGCCACCACGGTCGCCGAGCTGGCCAGGGCGGTGACCCAGGCGCTCGAGGACGAGATCGCCGGGCTCTCAGACGACGAGGTGGCGCAACTGCTGGCCGGCGAGCCGACATGA